In the genome of Variovorax sp. PAMC26660, the window AGCTTGTTCTCGAGCGCGATCTCCTGCACGCGCAACTGCTTGTCGAGCCCCATCGGCTGCAGCGCGCCGGCGTCGATGCCGGAGTCGGAGGCGCTGACCATGCAGCGCACGCCCGCCACCTGGCCGATGCCCGAGATCAGCCCGCCACCGGGCACGCTCTTCGACAGGTCAGGGTTGTCATGGCCCAGCCCCGCGAGCGAGGCGAGCGGCAGGAAGGGCGCGCCGGTGTCGAGCAGCAGCGCGATGCGTTCGCGCGGCAGCAGTTGCCCGCGCCTGGCAAAGCGCTCGGCCGAGGCGCCGGAGGCGGCGGCGGCGCGGGCCTCGTGTGCGCGCACCTGTTCGAGCAAGGCGAGCATGCTGGTGCGGTTGGCCTGAAAGGTGTCGCTGGCCGCGTGCAGCCGGGATTCGATGACGGGCATGGAGAGTCTGTGCAGATCGCTTGTTGTTGGGGGTCTGCACAGACTTTAGGCCGCGGGCGCCGGGCCCGCTTGTGCCAACTAGCTGGTACGCGCGCGCTGTGTGGGCGGCGCGTCGAGGCTGCTGCCGGTGACCACCCAGTAGATGAAGATCAGCACCGCGCCGGCCGTGCCGAACACCGTGAGCCCCATGGAGCTGCCGCCGATGGCCAGTGCATCGGTGGGTGCGGAGGCGATGCAGATCATGCTGGCCGCGCTCATGCCCACGTAGTGCATGGTGCAGACCGCCACGCCCATGACGGCGGCGGCCGCGACCTTGTGGGTGAACTTGTTCAGGTTGAACGCCAGCCACAGGGCGGCGGCGGCCGCGCTGATGGCGATCAGCACCGACAAGCCGACCGTGGCGATGTTGAAGTCCATCGACGCGCGCATGTTCATTGCGAACATGCCCATGTAGTGCATCACGCACACGCCGAGCCCGGCCAGCAGGCTGCCCGCCGCCCAGCCCGACTTGCTGAACTTGCGCCGTCCGCCGGCCATGTAGAGGGCAATGCCCGAGATCAGGATGGCTGCCACCAGCGACACCACCGTCAGCGGCATGTTGTACGAGATGCCGACCGGCAGCCGGTACGCCAGCATGCCGATGAAGTGCATCGACCAGATGCCGATGCCGCCCAGCGCCACCGCGGCGCAGGCCACGACGGCGAGGTTGGGTTTGCCATCCGCGCCCACCATGCGCCCGGCGCAGATGAGCGCCACCAGCGAGCCGGCGAATGAGATCAGGAAGGAGAGCGCCACCAGCCCGAGCGAGTATTCGGGCGATAGCAGTTGGCCTACGACGAGCGGAGTCATGCGTTTGTCCCTTCAGGAAAAAACGCCTCGCCAATGCCCCCGACAGCCGGATGCGATCGGGACGCCACGAGACGTCCCGGCCAGTCTGTAATATTTGTTTTTAAAAGTAAATGGAAATTTACACTTATTGTTACGCTACCTTACGGCGCGAATCCGATATATCGCATTGTTGCGATCGGCCGCCATGTAGATCGTGCCGTCGCTGCCCACGGCGACACCCGTGACCACGTAGGGCGCAGGCAAGCCGGGCCCTGGCGCGAGGCCGATCGGCAGGTTGTCGGCCACGGTTCGGCGGCTGCCGTTGGCTGGATCGATCTCGACCAGCCGGCGGGCCGCGGTTTCGGCCACGATGAAGCTGCCCCACGGTGTCTGTGCCACGCCTTCGGGCAGCGCCAGCCCGTCGGCCACGGTGCGCAGCGGCGCACTGGCGTCCAGCGGAATGCGCAGCAGCTTGCCGGCCGCCTCGGTGACGTAGAGCGCGCCATCCTGGCCCACGATCATCTGCACCGGGCCGCTCAGACCGCTAGCAAGCACCAACTTGTCAGCAAACTTCGGCCCGCTCGCGCGGGTGATGCTGCCGCTGGCCAGTTCGGCGTAGATCACGCTGCCGTCGGGCATGGGGATCGCGTCGAACGGCGCCTTCAGGCCGTGGATGGTTTCGACGGTCTTGAGCGTCTGGCGGTCGACCAGTTGCACCGTGCCGCCGAACCATGAACTGAGCGCGAACAGCCTGGCCGACAGCCCGACCGCGAAGGGGTAGTCCAGGTCCGGATCGCGCTGCATGCGGAACACGTCGCGTACTTCGCCGGTGCGCACGTCGACCTGGCGAAAGCCGAAGACGTCGGCCACCCAGAGGTCGTTGCCGTCGATCTTCATGCCGGCCGGCACCGCCACCTTGCCGCTGGTGAGCGTGCGCAGGTCGCCCGTGGCGGGGTTGAAGGACTGCACCTCGTTGTTCGCCATGTTCGACACATAGATCATCCCGTCGGGCGTGTCCTTTGCAATGGCGAGGTTGTCCAGCGACGGGCGCAGTTGCTTGGCCACGGTCTTGCTGCCGGTGGCCAGGTCCACGCGCACCAGCTCGCCGCTGCGCGCATCGACCACCCAGAGGTTGCCCTTGCCGTCGAGGTTGGCCGCGGCCGGGATCTTGAAGCCCTCGGCGATCACGGTCATGGCGCCATTCGCCGGATCGATCTTCACCACCTGGCCCTTGAACCACAGAGGCCCGTACAGCATGCCGTCGGGCCCGACCTCGAAGCCGTTGAAGCCGCCCATGTCCTTCTTGATGAGCCGGGGCGGCTTCTTGCCGTCGCGGTCGATCTCCCAGAGCGCGTCGCCCAGGAACACCTGCGAGGCGTAGAGCTTGCCGTTGCGGCGATCGAAGTCGAGCGAGTTCAGGCCGGGCAGGTCCTTGGCCAGCACGCGCAGCGGCGCGGTGTCGCTCTCGCGGTAGCGCAGCTTGCCCATGAGGTAGTTGGTCCATGCCAGCTCGCCGTTGGGGCCGACCGCGATGTCGTCCGCCTGGCCTTCGGGCGCGTCGACCAGCACCTTCGCCGCACCGGTGGTGCGGTCCACTTCCCACAGCGTGTTGCCCAGCACGCTGCCCGCGAGCAGGCGGCCCTTGGCATCGATGGCCAGCCCGTGCACGCCAGCGAACGAGGAGGGCGCGACCAGCGCTTCGGGCGCGGCCCACGATGCGGGCCGCGTGGGCGGTGCCGACGGCAATGACGGTGCGGCCGATGGCGGCGGCGCGGACACCGGCGGCGTCACCGTGCTGCAGGCGCCCAGCAGGGCGACGATGGCAGCCAGCGAGGCGGCGTGAAGGCGAGGGCGGGGCATGCGTTCTTCTCCTCTTTTGAGTGCGCGGAGCAGTCTAGGAGGCGGACGTGTCACCCGCGTCCCCCCGGGGACAGGATGCGCACTTTCGTTCGCTGTGGATTACCCGCAGCCTTCAGCTCCCATTCACACCTTGCGTGCCTTCTTCGTTCAGCCGCGCAGCAGTTGCGTGACCGTGTGGATCAGCAGCCCCACCAGCCCGCCCACCAGCGTGCCGTTGATGCGAATGAACTGCAGGTCGCGCCCGATGTTGCGTTCGAGTTCGAGCGTCATCTCCTGTGCATTCCACTCGCCCACGCGCTCCTCGATGTAGTGGCGGATGTCCTCGCGGTAGCGCTCGATGGCCAGTGGCGCGGCCGCCTCGATCTGCTCGTTGATCCAGCGGCGGATCGGTTCGTCGGCCTGCAACCGCGTGCCGAGCGCGCCGGTCATCGACGCGATGCGCTGGCGGATCGTCGAATTGCCGCGGCCCAGGTCGTCGTGCAGCCATGCCAGCAACTCGCCCCAGAGCCCGTGCAGGTAGTCGCCCAGGGCCGGGTGCGCGATCAGCTCGGCGCGTATCTGCTCGCCGCGCTGCTGGAATTCGGGATCGAGCTTCAGCCGCACCACGAAGTCGTCGACGAAGTGGTCGAAGCGCTTGCGCATCGGATGGTCGGGCTCGGCCGCGAGTTCGCCGATGGTGTGCGCCACCGCCGCCACGATCTTGCGCGTGGCCAGCTTGGCCGCCACCTGGTCCAGGCCCACGTAGCGCAGCGTCTTGATCTCGCGCGCAATCGCCTCGGTGATGTGCGCCTGCATCTGCTCGCCTTCGAGCAGGCCGGCCACCTGCTGCAGCACGTCGTCGAGCAGCGCCTGATGGCGCCCACCCGCCGTGAGCGCGTCGAGCGCCTGGCCGGTCAGGCGCGAAAGGTCGATTTTCGCGAGGCCTGCAGCGGCGGCGCGCCCCATGAAGTCGCGCACCCGCTCGTCGTCGAAAGCCGTGAGCCCGTAGCGCGTGGCGGCCACGCCCCATTCGCCCAGCTTCTCGCCGCTCGAGGGGTGGGCCAGCCAATCGGCGATGCGGCCGGCCGCATCGAACTGGCGCAGCTTGGCGAGCACCTGTTCGGTGCTCAGGAAGTTGTTGCAGATGAAGCCGGCGAGCTTGGCGCCGATGCGGTCCTTGTTGCTCGGGATGATCGCGGTGTGCGGAATCGGCAGGCCCAGCGGCCGGCGAAACAGCGCCACCACCGCGAACCAGTCGGCAATGGCGCCGACCATCGCGGCTTCCGCGAAGGCCGCCACATAGCCCCAGGCCGGATGCTGCGCATGCAGCGCGCTCGCCACCGCATAGAGCAGCGCCGCCGCGCACAACAGGCCGAGCGCGACGCGTTTCATGCGACGCAATGCGTCGCTGCCGTTGTCGTCAGCCAATGGCCGGCGAGGTGGCCAGGCGTTCCATGAACAGCTCGCAGCGCGCGAGCTGTTCCAGGCTCACGAATTCGTCGGGCTGGTGCGCCTGCTCGATGCTGCCGGGTCCGCACACCACCGTGGGGATGCCGGCGTTCTTGAACAGGCCCGCTTCGGTGCCGAAGGCCACCAGCGTGGTGCGCTCTTCGCCCGCCAGGCGTTGCGCGAGCAGCGTGATCGGGTCGTTGGCCGCGCCCAGGAAGCTCGGGATCTCGCAGATGGTCTCGAACTTGAAGCCCGCATCGGGCGCCACCTTCTTCATCGCGGGCTCGATGCTGCCGGCATAGGCCACCACATCGGCCTGCATGCGCCGGGCGTCGGCCGTGGGCAGGTCGCGGAATTCATAGCGGAACTCGGCGTCGCGCGGCACCACGTTGTCGGCAATGCCGCCGTGGAACTGGCCCACGCTCGCGGTGCTGAAGGGCACGTCGAAGCCCTCGTAGCGCGGCTCGTTGCGCTCGAAGTCTTCCGCCATGTCGCGCACCTTGCCGATCACGCGCGCCGCCATCTCGATGGCGTTGACCGATTTCGGCGTGAGCGACGAATGCGCTTCCTTGCCGCGCACGCAGCACTTGTAGCGGTACACGCCCTTGTGCGCGATGGCCGGCACCATGCTGGTGGGTTCGCCCACGATGCAGGCCAGCGGCTTGATGCCGGCGTCGCGCATGTCGGCGATGAGTTCCTTCACGCCGAAGCAGCCGATCTCTTCTTCATAGCTGAAGGCGAAGTGCACCGCGAAGGGCGAGTCGCTTTCCAGGAAGCGATGGGCGTTGGCCAGCGCGATGGCAATGAAGCTCTTCATGTCGGCCGAGCCGCGTCCGTACAGGCGCTCGTTCTGCACCACGGCGGACAGCGGATCGACGCTCCAGTCCTGCCCGTCCCAGGGCACCGTGTCGGTGTGGCCCGAGACGATCACACCGGCCGGCTTGCCTTCGCCCAGCGTGGCGAACAGGTTCGCCTTGGTGCGCTCGGCGTTGTAGGTGATGCGGCTCTTCACGCCCAAGGCCGCGAGGTGGCTCTGCGCGAAGTCGATCAGTTGCAGGTTGCTGTTGGCGCTGATGGTGTTCATGCGCACCAAGGATTGGGCCAGCAGAAGGCTTTGGGGGGAAAGCGTGTGGAGCATGCAACACATTCTCCCGGAAGTCGGTGCGGCGCGTCGACAGATGTCGAAGCCGTCATGCGAAGCGGGTACGCTGCCTCTTTTTTGGACGGAGAAAAAGACCATGCGCACCCTTCAGATCGCCCTGACCGCGACCGCCGCCCTGTGCGTCGCAGCCTGCAGCACCACCGGCCCCTCCAACAAGCTGCTGACGCTCGATGGCAACCCGCCGCTGGTCATCGCGCATCGCGGTGCCTCGGGCTATCTGCCGGAAGAAACGCTCGAAGCCTATTCGCGCGCCATCGAACTGGGCGCCGACGTGATCGAGATGGACCTGGTCTCCACCAAGGACGGCGTGCTCATCGCCCGCCACGACCCCAACCTCGCCATCAGCACCGACGTGGCCAAGCACCCCCGCTTCGCCTCGCGCAAGAAGACCATCAAGGTCGACGGCGAAACCCAGACCGGCTGGTTCAGCAACGACTTCACGCTCGCCGAAATCAAGACCCTGGGCGGCATCTCGACCGACGCCGAGCGCGCGCAGGAATACAACGGCAAGTTCAAGGTCGTGACCTTCCAGGAGATCATCGATTTCGCCAAGGCCAAGACGAAGGAAACCGGCCGCACCATCGCGATCTACCCCGAGTCGAAGAACCCGACCTACTTCCGCGAACTCGGCCTGCCGATCGAGGACAAGATGGTCGCCGCCATCGTCGCCGCCGGCTGGAACAACAAGGCCGCACCCATCTATGTGCAGTCCTTCGAGCCGGGCAGCCTGAAGTACATGAAAGCCAAGGGCCTGAACACGAAGATCATCCAGCTGATCGACGGTGACAGCGTCGACCTGAAGACCGGCGCCGTGACCTTCGCCGTGCCCAGCGACCGCCCCTACGACTGGACCAAGGCCGGCGACAAGCGCAACTTCGACGCCATGGTCACGCCCGCGGGCCTGGCCGAAATCAAGACCTATGCCGATGGCATCGGCCCGTGGAAGCGCTACATCGTCAGCATCAAGGGCACCATTGGCGCCGATGGCAAGCCGGTCGACGTGAACAAGGACGGCAAGATCAACGATGCCGACGCCACCTCGATGGCCCCGACCACGCTGATTGCCGACGCGCACAAGGCCGGCCTGTTCGTTCACCCCTTCACCTTCCGCAACGAGTCGCGCCGCCTGGCTTCCGACTACAACAAGGATGGCAAGAACGAATACGCCGTGTACTACAAGCTCGGCGTGGACGGCGTGTTCACCGACTTCACCGACACCGCGCTGGCCGCGCGCGCTGACTACCTGAAGAGCATCGGCCGCTGAGGTCCGGCGGCTTTCAGAAGGTGGTCGGATGGCCGGCGCTGTCGGTCTCCGATACCTTGAAGCGCGCCAGCTCGGTGCGCAGCCAGGTGCCCGCCTTGCCGAGCGGGCGCGCCTTGTTCCAGAGCAGGTCGACGCCCAGCAGCCAGTCGGTGTGCGGGTAGGCACCCAGCTGTAGCTCGACCAGTTCGCCATCGGCCAGTTCGCGCTGGACCAGCCGCCTCGGCAAGGTGGCCCAGCCCAGGCCGGCGCGCGTCATCTCCAGCAGCGCCAGGTAGCTCTCGGCGCGCCAGCATCGCGTGGCGCCCAGGTACTCGGTGGTGGGCAGCCGCTCGCTGTGCGCGCTGAAGGCGAGCCGGCGATGCCGGTGCAGGTCGGTGAAGTTCACCGCAGCCATGGCCGCCAGCGGATGCCCGCGCGCTGCCACATGCGCCATCACCAGCTTGCCCATCTGCACGAAGTCCAGCTCGCGCGCATAGCCCGGCTGCGCGAACCCGATGCCGAGCTGCGCCTCGCCCTGCTGCACCAGTGCGCTGACATCGCCGTGCAGCGGATGCCGCACTTCCAGGTCGACATACGGAAACTGCGCGGCAAAGGCCGCGAACGCAGGCATCAGCACGTTGTAGGGAATTTCGATGGCCAGCGTGAGGCCGGACTCGACCGACTCCGCCAGGCTCTGCGCATGGCCTTCCAGTGCGAGGCATCGGTCGAGCACGCCGTTGGCCTCGCGCAGCATGCGATGGCCGGCCTCCGTCAGCGTGGGGATCTTGGTCGCGCGGTCGAACAGCGCCACGCCCAGGTCGACTTCGAGGTTGCCGATGGCCGCGCTCACCGTCGATTGCGTCTTGCCCAACTGGCGCGCCGCCGCCGAAAAAGAACCGGCCTGCGCCACGGCGGCAAAGGTTTCGAGTTGCTCCAGCGAATAGCGCACGGCGTCCTTCTTCCATCGAAAAAAACGATGAATACTAACTTTGACGCCCGATGGAGGCCATCGATCATCCGCCCCGTCCGGCCGCAGAGCCGGGCAAAAAAACAGCCGACATACAACGCGGAGACTTTCGATGACCCTTTCTTCCGGTGCCCACCCCGTGGACGAAGTGCTGCCCCCGCAGCAGATGGCAACCTACGGGCTGCAGCATGTGCTGGTGCTCTATGCGGGCGCGGTGGCCGTGCCGCTGATCCTGGGCAGCGCGCTCGGGCTCACGCAGGCGCAGGTCGTGACGCTGATCAATGCCAACCTGCTGACCTCCGGCATTGCCACGCTGATCCAGACCCTGGGTTTCTGGAAGTTCGGCGCGCGGCTGCCGCTGGTGCAGGCCTGCTCGTTCATCGCGCTGGCGCCGATGATCATGATCGGCAAGGAATACGGCCTGCCTTATGTGTTCGGCGCCGTCATCGCCGGCGGCGCCATCACGGTGCTGCTGGCGCCGGTGATCAGCCGGCTGCTGCGCTTTTTTCCGCCAGTGGTCATCGGCAGCCTCATCACCGTGATCGGCATTTCGCTGATGCCGGCTGCCGCGATCTGGCTGGGCGGCGGCAACCCGGATGCGGCCGACTTCGGCAGCGTGCAGAACCTGCTGCTGGGCCTTGCGACCATTGCCATCACGCTGTTCGTCTATGCGCGGTTCAGCGGCTTCGTCGGCAACCTCGCGGTGCTGCTGGGGCTGATTGCGGGCACGGCGATTGCAGCGGCCTTCGGGCTCACCGATTTCGTGCAGGTGGGCCATGCGGCGTGGTTCGAGGTGAGCGCGCCTTTCGCATTCGGCCTGCCCGCGTTCGGGCTGGCTCCCATCCTGATCATGACGCTCGCGATGCTGGTCATCATGGCCGAGACCACTGGCAACTGCCTGGCCATCGGGCAGATCGTCGGTCGTCCGTCGACCCAGGCGACGCTGGGCAACGCCTTTCGTGCCGATGGGTTGTCGACCATGATCGGCGGCGTCTTCAACAGCTTTCCCTACAACGCCTTCACGCAGAACACCGGACTCATCGCGCTGTCGGGCATCAAGAGCCGCTACGTGGTGGCCTCGGCGGGCGCCATCATGGTGCTGATGGGGTTGTTTCCCAAGCTCGGTGCATTGATCGCCTCGGTGCCGCGGCCGGTGCTCGGCGGCTGCGCGATCGTGATGTTCGGCATGACGACGGTGGCGGGCATCCAGGAACTCTCGCGCGTCAAGTTCGAAGGCACGCGCAACGCGATCATCGTGGCCGTGTCGGTGAGCGTGGGCGTGCTGCCGATGTCGTTCCCCGCGCTGTTCGCGCATGCCAGCGGCCCGCTCAAGCTGGTGCTCGAAAGCGGCATCTTCCTGGGTGCGATCACGGCGGTGCTGCTCAATCTGCTGCTGAACCGGGGGGCGGCGACGGTGACCGAAGAAGCACCCGTTGCCGTGGTGCACTGATCCAGACAAATCTTTTTTCTCTTGACGAAGCTCTACTGACATGAACCACAGCCCACCCAACGCCACGCCCGCCAACCTGTCCACGCGCGACCTCGAACTGCTGCGCATGACGATCGCGCTGTCGGAAGAATCGAAGGCCCGTGGCCGCCATCCCTTTGCCGCGCTGGTGGCCGACGAGCACGGCGAAGTCGTCGTGACGGCCGGCAACAACTCGATGCCCCCCGAGGGCGACCCCACGCAGCACGCCGAGCTGGTCGCGGCCGCGCAGGCGGCGCGCCTGCGCACGCCGGAGCAACTGGCCCGCTGCACGCTGTTCACCAGCGCCGAGCCCTGCTGCATGTGCGCCGGCGCCATCTACTGGACGAACATCGGCCGCGTGGTCTATGCGCTTTCCGAACATGCGCTGCTCGGCCTGACCGGCGACCATCCGGAAAACCCGACCTTCTCGCTGCCTTGCCGCGAGGTCTTCGTGCGTGGTCAGCGGCGCGTCGAAGTGGTGGGGCCGCTGCTCGAAGACGAAGCCGCGGCGCCGCATCGCGGCTTCTGGACCGCAGGCCATTGACGCACCGGCTGCGTGTTTTCCGCCGTGCCTCGAAATGCCAGAGTGGATAGACTGGCGTTTTGAGACCACGCCATGAAACTCATTGATTCCCTCGTCACGCAGGCGGCCGGCATTGCCGCCGTCCGACGTGACCTCCACGCCCACCCCGAACTCTGCTTCGAAGAAGTCCGCACCGCTGATGTGGTGGCAGGCAAGCTCACCGAATGGGGCATTCCCATCCACCGGGGGCTCGGCACCACCGGCGTGGTCGGCATCATCAAGAACGGCACCAGCCACCGCGCCGTCGGCCTGCGCGCCGACATGGACGCGCTGCCCGTCACCGAACTCAACACCTTCGCCCACGCCAGCCAGCACCACGGCAAGATGCACGCCTGCGGCCACGACGGCCACACGGCCATGCTGCTCGCAGCCGCGCAGCACCTGGCCAAGAACCGCAACTTCGACGGCACCGTCTACCTGATCTTCCAGCCGGCCGAAGAGGGCGGCGGCGGTGCCCGCGAAATGATCAAGGAAGGGCTGTTCGAGCAGTTCCCCATGGACGCCGTGTTCGGCATGCACAACTGGCCCGGCATGGCCGCCGGCCAGTTCGCCGTGAGCCCCGGCCCGGTGATGGCGTCGGGCAACAAGTTCTACCTCAACGTGATCGGCAAGGGCGGCCACGCCGCGCTGCCGCAGACCGGCATCGACCCGGTGCCGATCGCCTGCGAGATCGTGCAGGCCTTCCAGACCATCCTGACGCGCAAGATGAAGCCGACCGATTCGGCCGTGATCTCGGTCACCACCATCCACGCGGGCGAAACCAACAACGTGATTCCCGACAACTGCGAGCTGTCGGGCACCGTGCGCACCTTCTCGCTCGACGTGCTGGACATGATCGAGGCGAAGATGAAGCAGGTCTCGGAGCACATCTGCGCGGCGCATGACGCCACCTGCGACTTCCGCTTCGAGCGCTACTACCCGCCGACCATCAACACCGAGGCCGAGGCCAACTTCGCGCGCCGCGTGATGGGCGACATCGTCGGTGCCGAGAACGTGCTCAAGCAGGAAGCCGCCATGACCTCGGAAGACTTCGCCTTCATGCTGCAGGCCAAGCCCGGTGCCTATGCCTTCATCGGCAACGGCGACGGCGCGCACCGCGACGTGCACCACGGCGAAGGCCCGTGCACGCTGCACAACGCGAGTTACGACTTCAACGACGACCTCATTCCATTGGGCGCCACCTGCTGGGTGCAGATCGCCGAGCAGTTCCTCAAGCCCGGCGGGGGCGCCCCATGATCGGCATCGCCGAAGCCTTCTCGCCGCGCTACGCGCAGGCGCGCCAGAAATTCCTTCAAGGCTGCGTGAGTGCCGGCCTCACGGTCGAGCCGCATGCGCACCCGCTCAAGGGCCGCGACGGTGAAGACCTGTCGATGGACGTGGCGCTCGACGGCGATGCCAATGCCGAGCATCTGCTGATCGTCACCAGCGCCTGCCACGGCGTCGAAGGCCATTGCGGCAGCGGCGTGCAGGTGTTCGCGCTGCACGACGCCGAATGGCGAGAGAAGGCCAGGGCGCAGGGTGTGGCGGTGCTGTATGTGCACGCGCTGAACCCGCACGGTTTTTCTTATGGCCGACGTGTCACGCAAGAGAACGTCGACTTGAACCGCAACTTCATCGACTTCTCCAAGCCGGTGCCGGTGAACGAGCCCTACGCCAAGCTGCATGCGCTGTTGTTGCCCGACACCTGGCCGCCCACGCCAGACAACCAGGCCGCGATTGCGAAGTGGATCGACAAGCACGGCGCCACCGCCTACCAGGCGGCCGTCACCAGCGGCCAGTACCAGTTCGACGACGGCCTGTTCTTCGGCGGCAAGGCGCCGACCTGGAGCAACAAGACCATTCGCGAAGTGCTGCGCCGCCATGCGGGCCGCGCGCGCC includes:
- a CDS encoding M20 aminoacylase family protein, producing MKLIDSLVTQAAGIAAVRRDLHAHPELCFEEVRTADVVAGKLTEWGIPIHRGLGTTGVVGIIKNGTSHRAVGLRADMDALPVTELNTFAHASQHHGKMHACGHDGHTAMLLAAAQHLAKNRNFDGTVYLIFQPAEEGGGGAREMIKEGLFEQFPMDAVFGMHNWPGMAAGQFAVSPGPVMASGNKFYLNVIGKGGHAALPQTGIDPVPIACEIVQAFQTILTRKMKPTDSAVISVTTIHAGETNNVIPDNCELSGTVRTFSLDVLDMIEAKMKQVSEHICAAHDATCDFRFERYYPPTINTEAEANFARRVMGDIVGAENVLKQEAAMTSEDFAFMLQAKPGAYAFIGNGDGAHRDVHHGEGPCTLHNASYDFNDDLIPLGATCWVQIAEQFLKPGGGAP
- a CDS encoding glycerophosphodiester phosphodiesterase, which translates into the protein MRTLQIALTATAALCVAACSTTGPSNKLLTLDGNPPLVIAHRGASGYLPEETLEAYSRAIELGADVIEMDLVSTKDGVLIARHDPNLAISTDVAKHPRFASRKKTIKVDGETQTGWFSNDFTLAEIKTLGGISTDAERAQEYNGKFKVVTFQEIIDFAKAKTKETGRTIAIYPESKNPTYFRELGLPIEDKMVAAIVAAGWNNKAAPIYVQSFEPGSLKYMKAKGLNTKIIQLIDGDSVDLKTGAVTFAVPSDRPYDWTKAGDKRNFDAMVTPAGLAEIKTYADGIGPWKRYIVSIKGTIGADGKPVDVNKDGKINDADATSMAPTTLIADAHKAGLFVHPFTFRNESRRLASDYNKDGKNEYAVYYKLGVDGVFTDFTDTALAARADYLKSIGR
- a CDS encoding DUF445 domain-containing protein, which encodes MADDNGSDALRRMKRVALGLLCAAALLYAVASALHAQHPAWGYVAAFAEAAMVGAIADWFAVVALFRRPLGLPIPHTAIIPSNKDRIGAKLAGFICNNFLSTEQVLAKLRQFDAAGRIADWLAHPSSGEKLGEWGVAATRYGLTAFDDERVRDFMGRAAAAGLAKIDLSRLTGQALDALTAGGRHQALLDDVLQQVAGLLEGEQMQAHITEAIAREIKTLRYVGLDQVAAKLATRKIVAAVAHTIGELAAEPDHPMRKRFDHFVDDFVVRLKLDPEFQQRGEQIRAELIAHPALGDYLHGLWGELLAWLHDDLGRGNSTIRQRIASMTGALGTRLQADEPIRRWINEQIEAAAPLAIERYREDIRHYIEERVGEWNAQEMTLELERNIGRDLQFIRINGTLVGGLVGLLIHTVTQLLRG
- a CDS encoding nucleoside deaminase yields the protein MNHSPPNATPANLSTRDLELLRMTIALSEESKARGRHPFAALVADEHGEVVVTAGNNSMPPEGDPTQHAELVAAAQAARLRTPEQLARCTLFTSAEPCCMCAGAIYWTNIGRVVYALSEHALLGLTGDHPENPTFSLPCREVFVRGQRRVEVVGPLLEDEAAAPHRGFWTAGH
- a CDS encoding M14 family metallopeptidase; amino-acid sequence: MIGIAEAFSPRYAQARQKFLQGCVSAGLTVEPHAHPLKGRDGEDLSMDVALDGDANAEHLLIVTSACHGVEGHCGSGVQVFALHDAEWREKARAQGVAVLYVHALNPHGFSYGRRVTQENVDLNRNFIDFSKPVPVNEPYAKLHALLLPDTWPPTPDNQAAIAKWIDKHGATAYQAAVTSGQYQFDDGLFFGGKAPTWSNKTIREVLRRHAGRARRVAWIDLHTGLGPNGLGERIFACKDDKVAYARANAWWGTPAEPVTSIYDGSSTSALLRGLMWDAMYEECPQAEYTGIALEYGTLPMIEVTGALRADHWLHKHPEAPSDLADGIRARMVEAFYTDTDAWRGQIVSQARQAMFQAVDGLAG
- the argE gene encoding acetylornithine deacetylase, which codes for MLHTLSPQSLLLAQSLVRMNTISANSNLQLIDFAQSHLAALGVKSRITYNAERTKANLFATLGEGKPAGVIVSGHTDTVPWDGQDWSVDPLSAVVQNERLYGRGSADMKSFIAIALANAHRFLESDSPFAVHFAFSYEEEIGCFGVKELIADMRDAGIKPLACIVGEPTSMVPAIAHKGVYRYKCCVRGKEAHSSLTPKSVNAIEMAARVIGKVRDMAEDFERNEPRYEGFDVPFSTASVGQFHGGIADNVVPRDAEFRYEFRDLPTADARRMQADVVAYAGSIEPAMKKVAPDAGFKFETICEIPSFLGAANDPITLLAQRLAGEERTTLVAFGTEAGLFKNAGIPTVVCGPGSIEQAHQPDEFVSLEQLARCELFMERLATSPAIG
- a CDS encoding MHYT domain-containing protein; this translates as MTPLVVGQLLSPEYSLGLVALSFLISFAGSLVALICAGRMVGADGKPNLAVVACAAVALGGIGIWSMHFIGMLAYRLPVGISYNMPLTVVSLVAAILISGIALYMAGGRRKFSKSGWAAGSLLAGLGVCVMHYMGMFAMNMRASMDFNIATVGLSVLIAISAAAAALWLAFNLNKFTHKVAAAAVMGVAVCTMHYVGMSAASMICIASAPTDALAIGGSSMGLTVFGTAGAVLIFIYWVVTGSSLDAPPTQRARTS
- a CDS encoding LysR family transcriptional regulator, yielding MRYSLEQLETFAAVAQAGSFSAAARQLGKTQSTVSAAIGNLEVDLGVALFDRATKIPTLTEAGHRMLREANGVLDRCLALEGHAQSLAESVESGLTLAIEIPYNVLMPAFAAFAAQFPYVDLEVRHPLHGDVSALVQQGEAQLGIGFAQPGYARELDFVQMGKLVMAHVAARGHPLAAMAAVNFTDLHRHRRLAFSAHSERLPTTEYLGATRCWRAESYLALLEMTRAGLGWATLPRRLVQRELADGELVELQLGAYPHTDWLLGVDLLWNKARPLGKAGTWLRTELARFKVSETDSAGHPTTF
- a CDS encoding nucleobase:cation symporter-2 family protein; the protein is MTLSSGAHPVDEVLPPQQMATYGLQHVLVLYAGAVAVPLILGSALGLTQAQVVTLINANLLTSGIATLIQTLGFWKFGARLPLVQACSFIALAPMIMIGKEYGLPYVFGAVIAGGAITVLLAPVISRLLRFFPPVVIGSLITVIGISLMPAAAIWLGGGNPDAADFGSVQNLLLGLATIAITLFVYARFSGFVGNLAVLLGLIAGTAIAAAFGLTDFVQVGHAAWFEVSAPFAFGLPAFGLAPILIMTLAMLVIMAETTGNCLAIGQIVGRPSTQATLGNAFRADGLSTMIGGVFNSFPYNAFTQNTGLIALSGIKSRYVVASAGAIMVLMGLFPKLGALIASVPRPVLGGCAIVMFGMTTVAGIQELSRVKFEGTRNAIIVAVSVSVGVLPMSFPALFAHASGPLKLVLESGIFLGAITAVLLNLLLNRGAATVTEEAPVAVVH